One Enterococcus silesiacus genomic window carries:
- a CDS encoding CMP deaminase: protein MNYMKMAADATVFGMEKKFGGPFGATLVRNGEVIVSVSNTMMRDTDPSAHAEMVAVREACKKLDTMDLSDCEIYATCEPCPMCVGAILWAGIKTVYYSNTREDAAKHGFSDMHLRNYLDGTDQSPLAMIHTGGCPECDSLWQTFAEINSNGAEKVGGK from the coding sequence ATGAATTATATGAAAATGGCAGCAGATGCAACCGTTTTCGGGATGGAAAAGAAGTTTGGCGGACCTTTTGGTGCAACCTTAGTTAGAAATGGCGAAGTGATCGTTTCAGTCAGTAATACGATGATGAGAGACACGGATCCATCAGCACATGCCGAAATGGTTGCAGTGCGTGAAGCCTGTAAAAAGTTAGATACGATGGATTTATCTGACTGCGAAATTTATGCCACTTGTGAACCTTGTCCGATGTGTGTGGGGGCGATTTTATGGGCTGGGATCAAAACAGTTTATTATTCCAATACTAGAGAAGATGCTGCAAAACATGGCTTTTCAGATATGCATTTGCGCAACTATCTAGATGGAACAGATCAGTCACCACTTGCGATGATTCATACTGGAGGATGTCCTGAGTGTGATTCTTTATGGCAAACATTTGCTGAAATCAATTCAAACGGTGCCGAGAAAGTGGGCGGCAAATGA
- a CDS encoding carbamate kinase gives MKRVVVALGGNAILETDPTATAQKKIVQDTAESLADLLTDEMELVIVHGNGPQVGNLALQQAESDSVENPAMPLDTCVAMTEGSIGYWLVNALTNAFEKRKIKRNAAAIITQVEVSLSDEGFTHPSKPIGPFLTEAEAQARMKGSDVLYVEDAGRGFRKVVPSPKPITIKESKTIQLLLENGVVTVAGGGGGIPVVRSENELKGIEAVIDKDLAAEKLAELIEADTLIILTGVANVCVNYNQPNQKALEAVSVSEVEQYIKEGQFAPGSMLPKVEAAVQFVKNKPTNKAVITSLDNLKNLMDDGAGTVVVQKEQVTVR, from the coding sequence ATGAAACGTGTAGTCGTAGCATTAGGTGGAAATGCCATCTTAGAAACAGATCCGACAGCCACAGCACAGAAAAAAATCGTTCAAGATACAGCGGAATCGCTAGCAGACTTATTGACTGATGAAATGGAATTAGTGATTGTTCATGGAAATGGTCCCCAAGTTGGAAACCTCGCATTGCAACAAGCTGAATCAGATTCAGTCGAGAATCCCGCGATGCCTTTAGATACCTGCGTGGCAATGACTGAAGGCAGCATTGGTTATTGGTTAGTCAATGCGCTAACAAATGCATTTGAAAAAAGAAAAATCAAGAGAAATGCGGCAGCGATCATAACTCAAGTTGAAGTGTCACTAAGCGATGAAGGGTTTACCCACCCAAGCAAACCGATCGGCCCCTTTTTGACAGAAGCTGAAGCACAAGCGCGAATGAAGGGCTCAGATGTTTTGTATGTGGAAGATGCGGGACGAGGGTTTCGTAAAGTTGTTCCATCGCCAAAACCGATAACAATCAAAGAGAGTAAAACAATTCAATTACTTTTGGAAAATGGTGTCGTAACAGTTGCAGGAGGCGGTGGCGGGATCCCGGTTGTACGTTCAGAAAACGAGCTAAAAGGAATCGAAGCGGTTATCGATAAAGACCTTGCTGCAGAAAAATTGGCAGAGTTGATTGAAGCAGACACGTTGATTATTTTAACTGGCGTAGCGAATGTATGTGTCAATTATAACCAGCCAAATCAAAAGGCTCTGGAAGCGGTCAGCGTTTCCGAAGTGGAACAATATATCAAGGAAGGACAATTTGCCCCAGGTAGTATGTTGCCAAAAGTTGAGGCAGCGGTTCAATTTGTTAAGAACAAGCCAACGAATAAAGCAGTGATCACATCACTAGATAATCTGAAAAATCTAATGGATGATGGAGCAGGAACGGTCGTTGTCCAAAAAGAGCAGGTTACTGTTCGTTAA
- a CDS encoding elongation factor P (Involved in peptide bond synthesis; alters the affinity of the ribosome for aminoacyl-tRNA), translated as MIAVSDLKAGMTFEQDGKLIRVMEASHHKPGKGNTVMRMKLKDVRTGTTTDTTMRPDDKVKKAFIENKPVQYLYSQDDTANFMDLETYEQYEIPTSVIEYELKYLLENMEVKIQFYGSEVIGITLPTTVVLKVKETQPSIKGATVSGSGKPAIMETGLVVNVPDFIEADESLEINTQEGTYLKRASK; from the coding sequence ATGATAGCAGTAAGCGATCTTAAAGCAGGTATGACTTTTGAACAAGACGGTAAATTAATCCGTGTAATGGAAGCTAGCCACCACAAACCTGGTAAAGGAAATACCGTTATGCGTATGAAATTAAAAGACGTTCGTACAGGAACAACGACGGATACTACCATGCGTCCCGATGACAAAGTAAAAAAAGCATTTATCGAAAATAAACCTGTACAATACCTATACAGCCAAGATGATACAGCCAATTTCATGGATCTAGAAACCTATGAACAATATGAAATTCCAACGTCTGTAATCGAATATGAATTAAAATATCTTCTAGAAAATATGGAAGTTAAAATTCAATTTTACGGATCTGAAGTAATTGGGATCACATTGCCAACAACAGTTGTCTTAAAAGTAAAAGAAACACAACCATCAATCAAAGGCGCAACAGTTTCTGGTTCAGGCAAACCAGCGATCATGGAAACAGGCTTAGTTGTCAATGTTCCTGATTTTATTGAAGCGGATGAGTCATTAGAAATCAATACACAAGAAGGTACGTATTTAAAACGTGCTTCAAAATAA
- a CDS encoding sodium:proton antiporter, which yields MGFLLTLCLVLLFTKLAGHFCNRVGIPSVIGELLVGILIGPAILGWIKPDDFMHYFSEIGVIILMFIAGLESDLELLKKYWRPALSVALLGIIFPAAMGFGVGEAFHFSVQNSIFLGVLFSATSVSISVQVLKDLKKIDSEEGATILGAAVVDDIVVVLILGIMLSLMNRSTPGEGLPMWEVLLLKVFFFIVIFAASKWLVPWLLNMSKKLIAIEAVSAISLVICLGFAYFAEMLDMGAIIGAFFAGVAIAQTDYRKRVDEKLETIGYTVFIPMFFVSIGLNMTFAGMSKHFLFIIVLTVVAVLSKLLGGALGARVTGFKGISTLIIGSGMISRGEMALIIAQVGLTSSFLSEEYYSSVIIVIIATTIIAPLLLKATIMKQEKQLQY from the coding sequence ATGGGTTTTTTATTAACATTGTGTCTGGTCTTATTATTCACTAAACTTGCTGGGCATTTTTGTAATCGCGTGGGCATTCCTTCTGTGATCGGAGAATTATTAGTAGGAATTTTAATTGGGCCAGCAATCCTCGGATGGATTAAGCCAGATGATTTTATGCATTATTTTTCTGAAATTGGTGTTATTATTTTAATGTTTATCGCAGGTCTGGAAAGTGATTTGGAATTATTAAAAAAATATTGGCGGCCAGCCTTATCGGTTGCGCTTTTAGGGATTATATTTCCTGCGGCAATGGGTTTTGGTGTAGGAGAGGCTTTTCATTTTTCCGTACAGAATTCAATTTTTTTAGGCGTTTTATTTAGTGCAACATCTGTCAGTATTTCTGTACAAGTGCTAAAGGATCTAAAGAAAATAGATAGTGAAGAAGGCGCAACGATCCTCGGTGCAGCGGTTGTCGATGACATCGTTGTGGTATTGATTTTAGGGATCATGTTGAGTTTGATGAACCGGTCTACGCCAGGTGAAGGTTTACCAATGTGGGAAGTGTTACTGTTGAAGGTCTTCTTTTTTATTGTGATCTTTGCGGCCAGCAAATGGTTGGTACCTTGGTTATTGAATATGAGTAAAAAGTTGATTGCGATTGAAGCTGTTTCAGCTATTTCCTTAGTTATTTGTTTAGGCTTTGCCTATTTTGCAGAAATGCTGGATATGGGTGCGATTATCGGGGCCTTTTTTGCTGGAGTAGCAATTGCGCAGACGGATTATCGTAAGCGCGTAGACGAGAAATTGGAGACGATTGGTTATACCGTATTTATTCCGATGTTTTTTGTTTCTATTGGGTTAAATATGACATTCGCTGGTATGTCTAAACATTTTCTATTTATCATTGTTTTAACTGTAGTTGCAGTATTATCGAAATTACTAGGCGGAGCTTTAGGGGCACGTGTAACTGGATTCAAAGGTATTTCTACGTTGATCATTGGCTCAGGAATGATTTCTAGAGGTGAAATGGCCTTGATCATTGCTCAAGTAGGACTCACCTCAAGTTTCCTTTCAGAAGAGTATTATTCTTCTGTGATCATTGTGATTATTGCGACAACAATCATTGCGCCATTGTTGTTAAAAGCGACGATCATGAAGCAAGAAAAACAACTTCAATACTAG
- a CDS encoding peptide transporter: MDEQQLDKSFLGQPKGLSTLFFTEMWERFSYYGMRAILLYYIYDTVANGGLALPKETALAIMSIYGSLVFMSSIVGGWISDRVLGARKTVFLGGVFIMVGHIVLATPFGISALFLSILLIVIGTGMLKPNVSGMVGHLYSKTDTRRDAGFSIFYMGINMGALLAPFIVGTLGQTYNYHVGFSVAAFGMFFGLVQYYLQGKKSLASIGLKPTNPIGIEERKKFIRSLLIVLIFVIALFGGAFILGHLTISFFINSVSWLGILLPVYYFIKMLTSKNVTDEEKPRVLGYIPLFLAGIVFWSLEEQGSSILALFANERTNDTLFGLSIAPSWFQSLNPIFVVFLTPIFVTLWTKLGRRQPSTVVKFSLGLVFAGLSFMLLMLPGLLYGTDVKVSPLWLFFSFFIMIVGEMCISPVGLSITTKLAPRAFESQTVAIWLLADAAGQAINAQIARFYTPQTEAAYFGIVGMVAVITGIILILSKNPIKKLMGAIH, translated from the coding sequence ATGGACGAGCAGCAGTTAGACAAGTCATTTTTGGGTCAGCCAAAGGGATTGTCTACACTCTTCTTTACGGAGATGTGGGAACGATTTAGTTATTACGGTATGCGGGCCATTTTACTGTATTATATCTATGATACAGTTGCAAACGGTGGGTTAGCTTTACCAAAAGAAACTGCTTTAGCGATCATGTCGATTTATGGATCTCTAGTTTTTATGTCCAGTATTGTCGGTGGTTGGATTTCTGATCGCGTTCTAGGAGCAAGAAAAACAGTCTTCTTAGGCGGAGTGTTCATCATGGTCGGGCATATCGTTTTGGCGACACCGTTTGGGATCTCAGCATTATTCCTTTCTATTTTGCTGATCGTAATCGGTACAGGGATGTTAAAACCAAATGTCTCTGGTATGGTCGGACATCTTTATTCAAAAACAGATACACGCCGTGATGCGGGGTTTTCCATTTTCTACATGGGAATCAACATGGGCGCACTATTGGCCCCATTTATCGTCGGAACATTAGGCCAGACCTATAACTATCATGTCGGCTTCTCTGTAGCTGCGTTCGGTATGTTTTTCGGCTTAGTGCAATATTACTTACAAGGAAAAAAATCATTAGCAAGTATCGGCTTAAAACCAACGAATCCGATTGGTATCGAAGAACGAAAAAAATTCATCCGTTCATTATTAATCGTTCTAATTTTTGTGATTGCTCTTTTTGGTGGTGCATTTATTTTAGGTCATTTAACGATTAGTTTCTTTATCAATAGCGTGAGTTGGCTTGGCATTCTATTACCTGTTTACTATTTTATTAAGATGCTGACTTCTAAAAACGTAACCGACGAAGAAAAACCTAGAGTGCTTGGTTATATTCCGTTATTCCTAGCTGGAATCGTTTTTTGGTCACTCGAAGAACAAGGTTCTTCTATTTTGGCATTATTTGCGAATGAACGGACGAATGATACGTTATTTGGTCTATCGATTGCACCAAGTTGGTTCCAATCATTAAACCCAATTTTCGTCGTTTTTTTAACACCTATCTTCGTTACTTTATGGACCAAATTAGGAAGAAGACAACCTTCGACCGTTGTCAAATTTTCATTAGGGTTAGTCTTTGCTGGTCTTTCTTTTATGCTTTTAATGCTGCCAGGCTTACTATACGGCACCGATGTAAAAGTTAGTCCTTTGTGGTTATTCTTTAGCTTTTTCATTATGATCGTTGGCGAAATGTGTATTTCTCCAGTTGGTCTATCGATTACTACAAAGCTTGCCCCTAGAGCTTTTGAATCACAAACAGTCGCAATTTGGCTCTTAGCAGATGCGGCTGGACAAGCAATCAATGCTCAAATTGCAAGATTCTACACTCCCCAAACAGAAGCAGCGTACTTTGGAATCGTAGGAATGGTTGCTGTTATTACTGGTATTATTTTAATTTTGTCTAAAAATCCAATCAAAAAATTAATGGGAGCTATTCACTAA
- a CDS encoding oxidoreductase — MKKLAIIGGGIIGLTLANYLDLTKYNVTVFDNPVGQATKASAGIISPWLSKRRNKKWYQLAKDGAAFYPKLVQDFSLPHTVYQQTGTLILRKDGDLGSLMQLAEERKQSAPEIGNIQLLTAEQVTEKLPLLQAQPALFITGGGKLDGASYLETLRQRALTKMITIKTDTAKLSRIHDQWLVQTSDETEQFDAVALCAGPGLPSLLEPLGYTTDIRAQKGQLLAFETSFKNSGSWPVAMLDGESDLIPFEDGQILVGATHENEGGFDLTPTKEAFSLLKEKTVPFLAESTFFDTYPAAYRVGTRAYTSDFAPFFNYLPDNPTAVVASGLGSSGLTTGPYIGFLLANYFNEGNNNWENYQKPIGTYLSK, encoded by the coding sequence ATGAAAAAATTAGCAATCATCGGCGGCGGAATCATCGGTTTGACCCTCGCCAACTACCTTGATTTAACCAAATATAATGTAACAGTGTTTGATAATCCTGTTGGACAAGCTACTAAAGCTAGCGCTGGCATCATCTCACCTTGGCTTTCAAAACGCCGCAATAAAAAATGGTATCAACTAGCGAAAGACGGAGCCGCATTTTACCCTAAATTAGTTCAGGACTTCTCTTTACCTCATACAGTTTATCAACAGACCGGTACTCTGATCTTGCGAAAAGATGGAGATCTTGGGTCGCTTATGCAACTTGCAGAAGAAAGAAAACAGAGCGCACCTGAAATTGGAAATATCCAGTTATTGACGGCAGAACAAGTCACAGAAAAGCTGCCTTTATTACAAGCCCAACCTGCCTTATTTATCACAGGCGGCGGGAAATTAGATGGTGCGAGCTACTTAGAAACATTAAGGCAACGGGCACTAACAAAAATGATCACCATAAAAACTGATACAGCGAAGCTCAGTCGGATACATGATCAATGGCTTGTTCAGACCTCTGACGAAACAGAGCAATTTGATGCGGTTGCTCTATGTGCTGGACCAGGATTACCTTCATTGTTAGAACCTCTAGGTTACACAACCGATATTAGAGCACAAAAAGGACAACTATTAGCATTTGAAACATCCTTCAAAAACAGCGGCAGTTGGCCGGTTGCAATGTTGGATGGCGAAAGTGATTTGATTCCTTTTGAAGATGGACAGATTCTGGTGGGCGCAACACATGAAAATGAAGGTGGCTTTGATTTAACACCAACAAAAGAAGCTTTTTCTCTACTAAAAGAAAAAACAGTTCCTTTTCTAGCTGAATCGACTTTTTTTGACACCTATCCCGCTGCCTATCGCGTAGGAACTCGTGCTTATACATCCGATTTTGCGCCTTTTTTCAATTATTTACCGGATAATCCCACGGCTGTCGTAGCCAGTGGCTTAGGTTCCTCAGGCCTGACAACTGGACCTTATATCGGTTTTCTTTTAGCCAACTATTTCAATGAAGGCAACAATAATTGGGAGAACTATCAAAAGCCGATTGGAACTTACCTCTCAAAATAA
- a CDS encoding peptide ABC transporter substrate-binding protein, translated as MKNTTLGYLLTAASCIILLSGCGASNEKTGETNQKSAKNEQTFSVVAKQEIPSIDASVTNDVVGWGVLKNTGEGLFRSDKKGKLIPAGAAEMPKISEDGLTYTFKLREDAVWSNGDPVVAQDYVYGWQRTVEPKTASEVSYLFEPIKNYQAIMDGKIPAKELEVKALGDHELEVTLESPVPYMESLLSLPPFFPQNEKTISENGEKYASSSDHMVYNGPFVLSEFDGAGTDTKWAYLKNEKYWDQDNVTMAKINFDVVKEDATALNLFQDGQTDDIVVTGELAQQMVDDPAFFSQDMSNATYVEYNQAKKEFQNEHLRKAISYALDRQTLVDQVLGDGSIAATGLVPKNMSFNPETEADFVKDSGNHLKYDPEKAKEYWAKAKTELGIDSLKINLLSSDADSAKKVVEYMQGAIQGTLKGVTVEVSSVPLSVRLERGNKGDFDMILVGWGAEYNDPSVFLELFASDNINNSGKYTNKEFDQYLKASATTNASDPKARWNDLIEAEDVLMNTMGVCPVYQKAEAHLRNPKVKGIVPSGPEYDYKWTSIEK; from the coding sequence ATGAAAAATACAACTTTAGGGTATTTGTTAACTGCAGCAAGCTGTATCATTTTACTTAGCGGATGTGGTGCTAGTAATGAAAAGACTGGCGAAACCAATCAAAAATCAGCAAAAAATGAACAGACATTTTCAGTTGTTGCCAAACAAGAAATTCCATCAATCGACGCATCTGTCACAAATGATGTTGTCGGCTGGGGTGTTCTGAAAAATACAGGTGAAGGGTTATTCCGTTCAGATAAAAAAGGGAAACTGATTCCAGCAGGTGCGGCGGAAATGCCTAAAATCAGTGAAGATGGTCTGACCTATACGTTTAAATTACGGGAAGATGCTGTCTGGTCAAATGGCGATCCTGTTGTCGCACAAGATTATGTGTACGGTTGGCAGCGGACAGTTGAACCAAAAACGGCTTCAGAAGTGTCTTATTTGTTTGAACCAATCAAAAATTATCAAGCAATCATGGATGGTAAGATACCAGCAAAAGAGCTAGAGGTCAAAGCATTGGGCGATCATGAATTGGAAGTGACATTGGAATCACCCGTGCCATATATGGAATCGTTACTTTCATTACCACCCTTTTTCCCGCAAAATGAAAAAACAATCAGCGAAAATGGCGAAAAATATGCTAGCTCAAGTGACCATATGGTGTACAATGGTCCGTTTGTATTGAGTGAGTTTGATGGTGCTGGAACTGATACAAAATGGGCGTATTTAAAAAATGAGAAATATTGGGATCAAGACAATGTCACGATGGCAAAGATCAATTTTGATGTCGTGAAAGAAGATGCGACGGCATTGAATCTATTTCAAGATGGTCAAACAGATGACATCGTTGTAACGGGTGAACTAGCTCAGCAAATGGTAGATGATCCGGCCTTCTTTTCACAAGACATGTCAAATGCGACGTATGTAGAATACAATCAAGCCAAAAAAGAATTTCAAAATGAACATCTCAGAAAAGCAATTTCTTACGCTTTAGATCGTCAAACGTTAGTTGATCAAGTCTTAGGTGATGGATCGATCGCAGCCACAGGATTAGTACCGAAAAACATGTCATTTAATCCAGAAACAGAAGCTGATTTTGTAAAAGATTCTGGGAATCATTTGAAATATGATCCAGAAAAGGCCAAAGAATACTGGGCAAAAGCTAAAACAGAATTAGGGATTGATAGCCTTAAAATTAATTTACTGTCGTCAGATGCTGATTCTGCTAAAAAAGTGGTAGAATACATGCAAGGAGCAATTCAAGGAACCTTGAAAGGCGTGACAGTCGAAGTTTCATCTGTACCGCTTTCCGTTCGTTTAGAACGTGGGAATAAAGGCGATTTTGATATGATTTTAGTGGGCTGGGGTGCAGAATACAACGATCCGAGTGTGTTTCTAGAATTATTTGCATCAGATAATATCAATAATAGTGGTAAATATACGAACAAAGAATTTGATCAATACTTGAAAGCCTCTGCTACAACGAATGCTAGTGATCCAAAAGCTCGTTGGAATGATTTGATTGAAGCGGAAGATGTTTTAATGAATACGATGGGTGTTTGCCCAGTCTATCAAAAGGCTGAAGCACATTTACGTAATCCAAAAGTCAAAGGGATAGTACCATCTGGTCCGGAATATGATTATAAATGGACATCCATTGAAAAGTAA
- a CDS encoding AAA family ATPase, producing the protein MLESAHKQINALIDEMETVILGKREVLQLTVTAFLAGGHVLFEDIPGVGKTMMVKTLAKATHGTFNRVQFTPDLLPSDILGVSIYNIASQQFEFHHGPIFTTVLLADEINRTTPRTQAALLEAMSEGHVTIDNHTYPLDEHFFVLATQNPLEYEGTYPLPEAQLDRFLFKLHIGYPEFTDELNLILNQTGQELNSIQQILNASEIAQLKRIVEDIYVDSAVARYALQLVHATRNHDGIALGISPRGSVAFVRAAKAFALTEGRNYVTPSDLQQILPATFGHRLLLKGGHLASFEQLQEIFAQILRQVPVPVRK; encoded by the coding sequence ATGCTCGAATCGGCACACAAACAAATCAACGCACTAATTGATGAAATGGAAACAGTCATTTTAGGCAAACGCGAAGTACTTCAATTAACTGTTACCGCTTTTTTAGCCGGCGGACACGTCTTATTTGAAGATATCCCCGGAGTGGGAAAAACAATGATGGTCAAAACCTTAGCTAAAGCCACTCACGGTACATTTAACAGAGTTCAATTTACACCGGATCTGCTTCCCAGCGATATTTTAGGTGTTTCAATTTACAATATAGCTTCTCAACAATTTGAATTTCATCACGGCCCTATCTTTACAACGGTTTTACTAGCTGATGAAATCAATCGAACCACACCGAGAACACAGGCCGCTCTATTAGAGGCAATGTCTGAAGGGCATGTGACAATCGATAATCATACTTATCCATTGGATGAACACTTTTTTGTATTGGCCACGCAAAATCCACTCGAATATGAAGGAACTTATCCTCTGCCAGAAGCGCAACTAGATCGTTTTTTATTTAAGCTTCATATCGGTTATCCTGAATTTACGGATGAACTAAACTTGATATTGAATCAAACAGGTCAAGAATTAAATTCAATACAGCAAATCTTAAATGCTTCTGAAATCGCTCAATTAAAAAGAATTGTTGAAGATATTTATGTTGATTCGGCTGTTGCTAGATATGCGTTGCAATTGGTTCATGCGACTCGAAATCATGACGGAATTGCTCTTGGTATCAGTCCACGCGGATCAGTAGCTTTCGTTCGAGCAGCTAAGGCTTTTGCTTTGACTGAAGGAAGAAATTACGTCACACCGAGTGATCTACAGCAGATTTTACCAGCAACATTTGGTCATCGTTTGTTATTAAAAGGCGGACATCTGGCATCGTTCGAACAATTACAAGAAATTTTTGCCCAGATTCTTAGACAAGTGCCCGTTCCGGTCAGGAAATAG